A part of Prevotella melaninogenica genomic DNA contains:
- a CDS encoding DUF4350 domain-containing protein → MNKRFWFFVVAFLVFVFLLEWNAPSKFVWNPTFNHYDKQPFGCAVFDSLMKKSTPAGYVVTRKTFPQLEREGYGKKPHAFLVMASSIELTETDLRALDKLLKNGNKVFIATSYLNPDSLFPDLNVSMDGTGAFSPLQVQAALKHQSILYDTLGWTQQVPYQEKEYHVYSAMTGSNVDIEGKVTCDTLLSGWVPKEYSDSTEGYWAPRVVSIKRGKGELFLSCEPLLMTNYGILDTQTNGLIFRLMSQFRGLPIIRTEAYGPETEFETDTPLRFWLQNEPLRWAVYLTLGGLLLFCIFYARRRQRVIPIVEEPANRSLEFVKLIGTLYHQKHINRDLLQKKYSYFAETLRRMTMIDIEDVESRKENIAQIALRTGMPEAEVRMILDRVERYLQGNDELKDAALRKAIDGMDMIINKL, encoded by the coding sequence ATGAACAAGCGGTTTTGGTTCTTCGTAGTTGCTTTCCTTGTCTTCGTTTTCCTATTAGAGTGGAATGCGCCTTCAAAGTTTGTTTGGAATCCAACTTTCAATCATTACGATAAGCAACCATTTGGTTGTGCGGTGTTCGACTCACTGATGAAGAAGTCAACTCCTGCGGGTTATGTGGTGACACGGAAGACTTTCCCGCAGTTAGAACGTGAGGGTTACGGTAAGAAACCGCACGCTTTCTTGGTTATGGCAAGTAGCATAGAATTGACCGAGACAGATCTTCGGGCTTTGGACAAGCTATTGAAGAATGGTAATAAGGTCTTTATCGCAACTTCTTATCTGAATCCTGACTCTTTATTTCCTGACTTGAATGTAAGTATGGATGGGACAGGTGCATTCTCTCCTTTGCAGGTTCAGGCGGCACTAAAACATCAGTCAATCCTCTATGACACATTAGGTTGGACTCAACAGGTGCCTTATCAGGAAAAAGAATACCATGTCTATTCTGCTATGACAGGTAGTAATGTCGATATAGAAGGGAAAGTTACGTGTGACACTTTGCTTAGCGGCTGGGTTCCTAAGGAGTATTCTGACTCTACAGAAGGCTACTGGGCACCACGTGTGGTCAGCATTAAACGAGGAAAGGGAGAACTCTTCCTTTCTTGTGAACCATTATTGATGACCAATTATGGAATCCTTGATACTCAGACTAATGGTCTCATCTTCCGTTTGATGTCACAGTTTAGAGGGTTGCCAATTATCCGCACTGAAGCATACGGTCCTGAGACGGAATTTGAAACGGATACTCCATTGCGCTTCTGGTTACAAAATGAACCTCTCCGATGGGCTGTCTACCTCACCTTAGGAGGACTATTACTCTTCTGTATATTCTACGCACGAAGGAGACAACGCGTTATCCCAATAGTGGAAGAGCCTGCGAACCGTTCGTTGGAGTTTGTTAAGCTGATCGGAACCCTTTATCATCAGAAGCATATTAATCGAGACTTGCTGCAGAAAAAGTATAGTTATTTTGCAGAGACTTTACGTCGTATGACGATGATAGATATCGAAGATGTTGAGTCAAGGAAGGAGAATATAGCACAGATAGCCCTTCGAACAGGAATGCCAGAGGCAGAAGTGCGAATGATACTCGACCGTGTCGAACGTTATTTGCAGGGTAATGATGAACTAAAAGATGCTGCTCTGCGAAAGGCAATAGATGGTATGGATATGATAATCAATAAGCTATAA
- a CDS encoding DUF4129 domain-containing protein codes for MLQPLSDTLSCDSALLHQFRSDEAYNYAQELQAPELDWWDWLMSKIGEFLSEIFDIQGKGDFRIVIYIILALAVIALIAFILYRYQFKLFGRAGKIANEDDEEDNIYGVDFDAVYAKAMAQKDYYKAVRIVYLRTLRWLSDGNKISWQLYKTPTQYTHEFLSAEFQRMTTVFMRVRYGNYEVSEELVRLMTDLESQIKKGGVE; via the coding sequence ATGTTACAGCCATTGAGTGATACCTTGTCGTGTGATTCTGCGTTACTTCATCAGTTTCGTTCTGATGAGGCGTATAACTATGCGCAAGAGTTACAAGCACCTGAACTTGATTGGTGGGATTGGCTGATGTCAAAGATAGGCGAATTCCTGTCTGAGATATTCGATATTCAAGGCAAAGGGGATTTCCGTATAGTGATCTACATCATTCTTGCGCTTGCTGTTATCGCCCTAATAGCTTTCATTTTGTATCGTTATCAATTCAAACTCTTTGGTAGAGCGGGTAAGATAGCGAATGAAGATGATGAAGAAGATAATATCTATGGCGTTGACTTCGATGCTGTTTATGCCAAAGCAATGGCTCAGAAGGATTATTATAAGGCTGTTAGAATCGTTTACTTGCGCACACTTCGCTGGTTATCAGATGGTAATAAGATTAGTTGGCAGCTCTATAAGACGCCTACACAGTATACCCATGAGTTCCTTTCAGCTGAGTTTCAGCGCATGACAACAGTTTTTATGCGTGTGAGATACGGTAATTATGAAGTGTCAGAGGAACTGGTAAGGCTGATGACAGACTTAGAAAGCCAGATAAAGAAAGGAGGCGTAGAATGA